A genomic region of Phragmites australis chromosome 2, lpPhrAust1.1, whole genome shotgun sequence contains the following coding sequences:
- the LOC133908678 gene encoding proline-rich receptor-like protein kinase PERK8 produces MGYRYVDPFLPPQQAAASAYVAPADGQPQAPRPPGCPYSSSASAPPVSASYHSWPPATSPPPVSSPPPGSPPPEPLPSSPPPLVALPPPPLALSPPPPDASPPSLPPSSPPPSPPRVEVSAPPPPLATDQPRVQPRVYPSPPPPSLPPPPPPNVSPPSAPPSDSPSPSPAPAAQAPAPVRVAAYSPPPPRIASPPPPHYHVKPHYVMPRSPGKSRSNSTHAASGSGKNIEISREVATTIVALAGLAMLSFIGATIWFVKKKRRRIEPPATLPTQQPAPPPPPNYIPSSAGSSLASDGFYIRSPGYPFMRISSGSHGFPYSPADSGIGYSRMLFTPENLAAITNDFAEENLLGEGGFGCVYKGILPDGRPVAVKKLKIGNGQGEREFKAEVDTISRVHHRHLVSLVGYCISDSQRMLVYDFVPNNTLYYHLHVSEAALDWRTRIKIAAGAARGIAYLHEDCHPRIIHRDIKSSNILLDNSFEAQVSDFGLARLAADSNTHVTTRVMGTFGYLAPEYALSGKLTAKSDVYSFGVVLLELITGRKPVDASQPLGDESLVEWARPLLIQAIEDRKFGDLPDPRMENRFDENEMFHMIGAAAACIRHSAAMRPRMGQVVRALDSLADSNLNNGLQPGRSEVFLEPQTEEIRLFQLREFGSRDCSDELSQASWRSRRDL; encoded by the exons ATGGGGTACAGGTACGTGGATCCCTTCCTGCCCCCGCAGCAGGCGGCGGCGTCTGCGTACGTCGCGCCGGCGGACGGGCAGCCGCaggcgccgcggccgccgggTTGCCCGTACTCGTCGTCAGCCTCGGCGCCTCCCGTCTCCGCGTCATACCATTCTTGGCCTCCGGCGACGTCGCCTCCGCCCGTCAGTAGCCCGCCTCCTGGATCCCCTCCACCAGAGCCATTGccatcgtcgccgccgccactggtagcattgccgccgccgccgctggcatTGTCTCCTCCCCCACCTGACGCGTCCCCTCCATCGCTTCCGCCGTCGTCCCCACCCCCGTCGCCACCTCGAGTCGAGGTGAGCGCCCCGCCTCCCCCGCTAGCGACGGACCAGCCGCGCGTTCAGCCCCGAGTGTACCCgtcaccgccaccgccatcccttcccccgccgccgcctcccaacGTCTCGCCGCCGTCGGCGCCTCCATCCGACTCACCGTCGCCATCGCCTGCTCCAGCTGCACAAGCTCCAGCTCCCGTGCGGGTTGCTGCCTATTCGCCTCCCCCGCCAAGAATCGCATCTCCACCGCCTCCGCACTACCACGTCAAGCCGCACTACGTGATGCCACGCTCGCCCGGGAAGTCGCGTTCGAACTCGACCCACGCAGCTAGTGGCAGCGGCAAGAACATCGAGATATCCAGGGAGGTGGCCACCACCATTGTAGCACTCGCTGGTCTCGCCATGCTCAGCTTTATTGGCGCCACCATTTGGTTCGTCAAGAAGAAGCGCCGGCGGATAGAGCCTCCGGCGACACTGCCCACACAGCAACCAGCTCCCCCGCCACCGCCCAACTACATCCCATCGTCCGCTGGATCCTCACTGGCATCCG ATGGGTTCTACATTAGATCACCGGGGTATCCTTTCATGAGGATCAGTTCTGGGAGCCATGGATTTCCATACTCACCGGCCGACTCTGGTATAGGGTACTCCAGGATGCTCTTCACGCCAGAGAATTTGGCAGCAATCACAAATGACTTTGCAGAGGAGAACCTTTTGGGAGAAGGTGGATTCGGGTGCGTGTACAAGGGTATTTTGCCAGACGGTCGCCCTGTTGCTGTCAAGAAGCTCAAGATCGGGAATGGGCAGGGCGAGCGTGAGTTCAAGGCTGAAGTTGATACTATCAGCAGAGTACATCATAGACATTTGGTTTCGCTAGTAGGCTACTGCATCTCCGATAGCCAGCGGATGCTTGTTTATGATTTTGTTCCCAACAACACGCTTTACTACCACCTCCATG TAAGTGAAGCAGCTCTTGATTGGCGAACGAGGATTAAGATTGCAGCTGGAGCAGCTCGTGGAATTGCTTACCTGCATGAAGATT GTCATCCACGGATTATACATAGAGATATTAAATCATCCAATATTTTATTGGACAACAGCTTCGAAGCTCAG GTTTCTGATTTTGGACTTGCAAGGTTAGCGGCTGATTCCAATACACATGTCACCACACGTGTCATGGGGACATTTGG GTACTTGGCTCCAGAGTATGCATTGTCCGGCAAGCTGACAGCAAAATCTGATGTATATTCTTTTGGAGTAGTTCTTTTGGAGCTTATTACAGGAAGAAAACCTGTTGATGCTTCTCAGCCACTGGGAGATGAGAGTCTGGTCGAATGG GCTCGACCCCTTCTGATCCAAGCAATCGAAGATCGGAAATTTGGGGACCTTCCTGACCCAAGGATGGAAAACAGGTTTGATGAAAATGAGATGTTTCATATGATAGGAGCTGCAGCTGCATGCATTCGACATTCCGCAGCAATGAGACCGCGGATGGGGCAG GTGGTTAGAGCACTAGATAGTTTAGCAGACTCTAACTTGAACAATGGCCTTCAACCGGGCCGCAGCGAAGTATTCTTAGAACCGCAAACCGAAGAGATTAGATTGTTCCAGCTGAGGGAATTCGGCAGCCGGGATTGTAGCGACGAGTTGAGCCAAGCTAGCTGGAGAAGTCGAAGAGATTTGTGA